A genomic stretch from Vibrio algarum includes:
- the secF gene encoding protein translocase subunit SecF gives MFQLMKADKTIDFMRWSKVAFVLSILMIATAIGTLSTKWLNWGLDFTGGTLIEVGFEQPANLEQIRGALQAEGFGDATVQNFGSAREVLVRLRPREDATGEKLGNQILDAIKLGTGEQVEMRRIEFVGPNVGDELTEAGGLAIIVSLICILIYVSMRFEWRLAAGAVLALTHDVIITLGIFSLLQIEVDLTIVAALLTVVGYSLNDTIVVFDRIRENFRKMRKGEPVEVMNNSITQTLSRTLITSATTLFVVIALFTQGGAMIHGFALALLLGITVGTYSSIYVASALALKLGIQREHLMPTQVEKEGEEFDEMP, from the coding sequence ATGTTTCAGTTAATGAAAGCAGACAAAACGATCGACTTTATGCGTTGGTCAAAAGTGGCGTTTGTTTTATCTATTTTAATGATCGCGACCGCTATTGGTACCCTTTCAACCAAATGGTTGAACTGGGGACTAGATTTTACCGGTGGTACGTTAATCGAGGTCGGTTTTGAACAACCTGCGAATTTAGAACAGATTCGTGGAGCTTTACAAGCTGAAGGTTTTGGAGATGCAACAGTTCAAAACTTTGGTTCTGCTCGTGAAGTATTGGTGCGCCTTCGTCCTCGTGAAGATGCAACAGGTGAGAAGCTTGGCAACCAAATTTTGGATGCAATTAAACTAGGTACTGGTGAGCAAGTTGAGATGCGCCGTATCGAGTTTGTTGGGCCGAATGTTGGTGACGAACTAACCGAGGCTGGTGGTTTAGCTATTATTGTATCGCTTATCTGTATCTTGATTTATGTCTCGATGCGATTTGAATGGCGTCTAGCCGCTGGTGCTGTGTTAGCGCTGACTCACGATGTGATTATTACGCTTGGTATATTCTCTTTGCTACAAATTGAAGTCGATCTAACGATAGTCGCTGCGCTATTAACCGTTGTTGGTTACTCGCTTAACGATACCATTGTTGTATTTGACCGTATCCGAGAAAATTTCCGTAAGATGCGTAAAGGCGAACCAGTTGAAGTAATGAACAATTCGATTACTCAAACACTGAGTCGTACATTAATCACCTCAGCAACCACGTTATTCGTTGTTATCGCACTGTTTACTCAAGGTGGGGCGATGATTCATGGTTTTGCTCTGGCGCTTCTATTAGGTATTACTGTAGGTACATATTCTTCAATCTATGTTGCTTCGGCGCTCGCATTGAAACTGGGTATCCAGCGTGAACATTTAATGCCAACTCAGGTAGAGAAAGAAGGCGAAGAATTTGATGAGATGCCATAA
- the secD gene encoding protein translocase subunit SecD, giving the protein MLNRYPLWKYLMVVFAILISALYALPNIYGEDPAIQITGARGASVDMSTLDAVTKTLDEKSLSSKSIALENGSIFVRFNDTDTQISARDIVSEALGKDIIVALNLAPSTPDWLESIGAAPMKLGLDLRGGVHFLMEVDMDAAMVKLIEQQEEAFRAELREEKIRYRAIRKQGKEAVEVILRDAEQLAQAKQVLSSKHADMSFVDSEANGSFSLTATFLETRLAEVRNYAVEQNITILRNRVNELGVAEPLVQRQGASRIVVELPGVQDTARAKEILGATATLEFREVDDKADLAAAASGRAPAGSEIKTDRDGRPVVLKKRIILGGESITDASSSNDEYGRPQVNISLDSEGGSKMSAFSKKNVGKLMATVFAEYKDSGRKNAEGKVILSKHEEVINQATIQTALGRNFRITGIDSPAEAHNLALLLRAGALIAPISIVEERTIGPSMGQQNIDMGIQACIWGMVAVMLFTLIYYRTFGLIANMALMANLVLIIGVMSMIPGATMTLPGIAGIVLTVGMAVDANVLIFERIREELREGRNPQQAIHQGYSNALSTIADANITTLITAIILFAVGTGAIKGFAVTLSIGILTSMFTAIIGTRAVVNLMYGGKRIKKLSI; this is encoded by the coding sequence GTGCTGAACCGTTATCCTTTGTGGAAGTATCTGATGGTTGTGTTTGCCATTCTCATCAGTGCGCTATATGCCCTTCCAAATATCTACGGTGAAGATCCGGCTATTCAAATTACAGGGGCGCGTGGCGCCTCTGTTGATATGTCAACGCTGGATGCTGTCACTAAAACTCTCGATGAAAAGAGTCTATCAAGTAAATCCATTGCGTTAGAAAATGGATCTATTTTTGTTCGTTTTAACGATACAGATACTCAGATTAGTGCGCGTGACATAGTCAGCGAGGCACTGGGTAAAGATATTATTGTTGCGTTAAACCTTGCTCCATCTACGCCAGACTGGCTTGAGTCTATTGGTGCTGCACCAATGAAACTCGGCCTAGATTTACGTGGTGGTGTTCACTTTCTTATGGAAGTGGATATGGACGCCGCAATGGTTAAGTTAATTGAGCAACAAGAAGAAGCTTTCCGTGCTGAACTTCGAGAAGAGAAGATTCGCTATCGTGCTATTCGTAAACAAGGCAAAGAAGCAGTTGAAGTAATACTTCGTGATGCAGAGCAATTAGCTCAGGCAAAGCAAGTGCTCTCTTCAAAGCATGCGGATATGAGCTTTGTTGATTCTGAAGCGAACGGTAGTTTCTCCCTTACGGCAACTTTTTTAGAAACACGCTTAGCCGAAGTTCGCAATTACGCTGTTGAACAAAATATCACTATCTTGCGTAATCGTGTAAACGAACTCGGTGTAGCTGAACCACTTGTTCAACGTCAAGGCGCAAGTCGCATTGTTGTTGAATTACCGGGTGTACAAGATACCGCGCGCGCTAAAGAAATTCTTGGTGCGACGGCAACACTTGAATTCCGCGAAGTAGATGATAAAGCGGATTTAGCCGCAGCGGCGAGTGGACGAGCACCTGCGGGCAGTGAAATTAAAACCGATCGCGATGGTCGCCCAGTAGTACTTAAAAAGCGCATTATTCTTGGTGGCGAAAGTATTACTGACGCAAGTTCAAGTAACGATGAATACGGTCGTCCTCAAGTGAATATTTCACTAGACAGTGAAGGTGGTAGCAAAATGTCAGCATTCTCTAAAAAGAATGTCGGCAAGTTAATGGCTACCGTATTTGCAGAGTATAAAGACAGTGGTCGTAAGAATGCTGAAGGCAAAGTAATTTTGTCTAAGCATGAAGAAGTAATCAACCAAGCGACGATTCAAACTGCTCTTGGGCGTAACTTCCGTATCACAGGTATCGATTCACCAGCTGAAGCTCACAACCTAGCGTTGCTACTTCGTGCTGGTGCTTTGATTGCGCCAATTTCTATTGTTGAAGAGCGAACCATTGGTCCATCAATGGGGCAGCAGAACATCGATATGGGTATTCAGGCGTGTATCTGGGGTATGGTAGCCGTAATGCTGTTTACTCTGATTTACTACCGTACGTTTGGCTTAATCGCTAACATGGCGTTGATGGCAAACCTTGTATTGATTATTGGTGTGATGTCGATGATACCAGGGGCGACTATGACGTTGCCGGGTATTGCAGGTATTGTTTTGACCGTTGGTATGGCGGTGGATGCAAACGTACTGATTTTCGAGCGTATACGTGAAGAGTTGCGAGAAGGTCGTAATCCTCAGCAAGCTATTCACCAAGGTTATTCAAATGCACTAAGTACGATTGCTGATGCAAACATCACAACCTTAATTACAGCGATTATCCTATTTGCTGTAGGTACGGGTGCGATAAAAGGTTTCGCAGTTACGCTATCTATCGGTATTTTGACCTCAATGTTTACCGCCATTATCGGAACACGCGCTGTCGTGAACTTGATGTATGGTGGCAAGCGCATTAAGAAATTGTCGATCTAA
- the yajC gene encoding preprotein translocase subunit YajC → MSLFISQAHAAAEGAAPGGGFEMIIMLGMFAAIFYFMIYRPQSKRAKEHKNLMSSMGKGDEVLTNGGIVGKISKISEDNDYLVIALNDNNEVTIKKDYVTAVLPKGTLKSL, encoded by the coding sequence ATGAGTTTATTCATTTCTCAGGCTCACGCAGCAGCTGAAGGTGCGGCACCCGGTGGTGGTTTCGAGATGATAATCATGCTCGGCATGTTTGCAGCCATTTTTTACTTCATGATTTATCGCCCGCAATCAAAGCGTGCAAAAGAGCATAAAAACCTAATGTCCTCTATGGGCAAGGGTGATGAAGTGCTTACTAATGGCGGTATTGTTGGCAAGATCAGCAAAATCTCTGAAGACAATGATTATCTTGTGATTGCCCTAAATGACAACAATGAAGTAACGATTAAGAAAGACTACGTTACTGCAGTGCTGCCAAAGGGTACGCTCAAGTCTCTATAA
- the tgt gene encoding tRNA guanosine(34) transglycosylase Tgt, producing the protein MKYELIKKQGNARRGQLQFERGTVETPAFMPVGTYGTVKGMTPEEVKGTGAEILLGNTFHLWLRPGQEVMKMHGDLHDFMNWNGPILTDSGGFQVFSLGDIRKITEEGVHFRNPVNGDKIFMDAEKSMEIQKDLGSDIVMIFDECTPYPATHDEAKKSMEMSLRWAQRSRDHFDKQENPNALFGIVQGGVFEDLRDVSVEGLTNIGFDGYAVGGLAVGEPKEDMHRVLEHTCPQLPEDKPRYLMGVGKPEDLVEGVRRGIDMFDCVMPTRNARNGHLFVTGGVIKIRNAKHKTDTGPLDSECDCYTCQNYSKSYLHHLDRCNEILGARLNTIHNLRYYQRLMASIRKAIDEDRFEQFVEEFYARRDRDVPPLNK; encoded by the coding sequence GTGAAATACGAACTAATTAAAAAGCAGGGCAATGCCCGTCGTGGTCAACTTCAATTTGAACGTGGCACCGTTGAAACACCAGCATTTATGCCTGTCGGTACTTACGGTACTGTTAAAGGTATGACTCCTGAAGAAGTTAAGGGTACGGGTGCCGAGATACTACTAGGTAATACCTTCCATCTTTGGTTGCGCCCAGGTCAAGAAGTTATGAAAATGCATGGTGATTTACATGACTTTATGAATTGGAACGGTCCAATTCTTACTGATTCAGGTGGTTTCCAGGTGTTTAGTTTGGGTGATATTCGTAAGATCACCGAAGAAGGCGTCCATTTTCGCAATCCTGTAAACGGTGATAAGATTTTCATGGACGCAGAAAAGTCGATGGAGATTCAAAAAGACTTAGGTTCTGACATCGTGATGATATTCGATGAATGTACTCCTTATCCAGCAACCCACGACGAAGCGAAAAAGTCGATGGAGATGTCACTTCGTTGGGCGCAACGCAGTCGCGATCATTTTGATAAGCAAGAAAACCCAAATGCGTTGTTTGGTATTGTCCAAGGTGGCGTATTTGAAGACTTACGTGATGTTTCTGTCGAAGGATTAACCAATATTGGCTTTGACGGTTATGCTGTAGGTGGATTGGCCGTAGGTGAACCTAAAGAGGATATGCATCGTGTTCTAGAGCATACGTGTCCTCAATTGCCTGAAGATAAGCCACGTTATCTCATGGGTGTTGGTAAACCTGAAGATTTAGTAGAAGGCGTTCGCCGCGGTATCGACATGTTTGATTGTGTTATGCCAACTCGAAATGCTCGTAATGGACACCTATTTGTGACTGGTGGTGTGATCAAGATCCGTAATGCGAAACATAAAACGGATACAGGACCACTAGATTCAGAATGTGACTGTTACACTTGTCAAAATTATTCAAAGTCGTATTTGCATCATCTGGATCGCTGTAATGAAATCTTAGGTGCAAGACTGAATACTATCCATAATTTACGCTATTATCAGCGTTTGATGGCGAGTATTCGCAAGGCGATTGACGAGGACCGTTTCGAACAGTTCGTAGAAGAATTCTACGCGCGTCGCGACAGAGACGTACCGCCATTGAATAAATAA
- the queA gene encoding tRNA preQ1(34) S-adenosylmethionine ribosyltransferase-isomerase QueA, with protein sequence MQVSDFSFELPNELIARYPMTERTASRLLQLNGVSGEVTDSTFKNVLELVEEGDLLVFNNTRVIPARMFGRKASGGKIEVLVERMLDEHTVLAHVRSSKSPKPGTELLLGENGQFEAEMVARHNALFEIRFKSDKAVLDILNEVGHMPLPPYIDRPDEDADKERYQTVYNEVPGAVAAPTAGLHFDDELLAKIQAKGVEFAYVTLHVGAGTFQPVKVDNILEHHMHAEYVEVSQQVVDAIKATQTRGGRVIAVGTTSVRSLESAAQSALKNGTELVPYFDDTEIFIYPGYQYQLIDCLITNFHLPESTLIMLVSAFAGYGNVMAAYEHAVKQKYRFFSYGDAMFINKK encoded by the coding sequence ATGCAAGTTTCTGATTTCAGCTTTGAGCTACCCAATGAATTGATTGCTCGCTATCCTATGACCGAGCGTACAGCTAGCCGGCTGCTTCAACTTAACGGCGTTTCTGGTGAAGTAACAGACAGTACATTCAAAAATGTATTGGAACTGGTTGAAGAAGGTGACCTGCTGGTCTTTAACAATACGCGCGTAATTCCCGCTCGAATGTTTGGCCGTAAAGCGAGTGGTGGCAAGATAGAAGTACTTGTTGAACGTATGTTAGATGAACATACCGTGCTTGCTCATGTCCGCTCATCAAAATCGCCAAAGCCAGGTACAGAGCTTCTTTTGGGGGAAAACGGTCAATTTGAAGCTGAAATGGTCGCCCGTCATAACGCCTTGTTTGAAATTCGCTTTAAATCAGACAAAGCGGTTTTAGATATCTTGAACGAAGTGGGGCATATGCCGCTTCCTCCTTATATTGACCGTCCGGACGAAGATGCCGATAAAGAACGTTATCAAACTGTTTATAACGAAGTTCCAGGTGCTGTAGCTGCACCAACGGCTGGTTTGCATTTTGACGATGAACTTTTAGCAAAAATCCAAGCCAAAGGTGTCGAGTTTGCATACGTGACGTTGCATGTTGGTGCTGGTACTTTCCAACCAGTAAAAGTCGATAATATTCTTGAGCATCATATGCATGCAGAGTATGTTGAAGTTTCTCAACAGGTCGTTGATGCTATCAAGGCAACCCAAACCCGTGGTGGTCGAGTGATCGCTGTAGGGACAACATCGGTGCGCTCTTTAGAAAGTGCTGCGCAAAGTGCACTTAAGAATGGAACTGAGTTAGTACCCTATTTTGATGATACAGAAATATTTATTTATCCTGGTTACCAATATCAATTAATAGATTGTCTTATCACAAACTTCCATCTGCCTGAATCAACGTTGATAATGTTGGTGAGCGCATTTGCGGGATATGGCAATGTTATGGCTGCTTACGAGCATGCTGTAAAACAAAAATATCGCTTTTTTAGTTATGGCGACGCGATGTTTATCAACAAGAAGTAA
- a CDS encoding CBS domain-containing protein, with the protein MIKIEDMMTRNPHTLLRSHSLSDAKHLMEKHDIRHVPVVDTENRLLGVVTQRDVLAAQESSLQKISEEQSHTLTTPLDIAMRKNVMSVDPHAGLKESATYMQKHKVGCLPVVLNQELVGIITDSDFVTIAIHLLELQEEAEPDDNDFAELETEEYDDEY; encoded by the coding sequence ATGATCAAAATTGAAGATATGATGACTCGCAACCCTCACACGCTTTTGCGGTCCCATTCCTTATCAGATGCTAAGCACTTAATGGAAAAACACGATATTCGTCATGTTCCCGTAGTCGATACAGAAAATCGGTTACTTGGCGTAGTTACTCAAAGAGATGTTCTAGCCGCGCAGGAGTCCAGTTTACAAAAAATATCCGAAGAACAGTCACATACTCTAACCACACCTTTAGATATTGCCATGCGCAAAAACGTAATGAGCGTTGACCCACACGCTGGCTTGAAAGAAAGCGCCACCTATATGCAAAAACATAAAGTTGGCTGCTTGCCTGTTGTCTTAAATCAGGAGCTAGTAGGAATTATTACAGACAGTGATTTTGTCACTATCGCTATTCACCTTCTCGAATTACAAGAAGAAGCAGAACCAGATGATAACGATTTTGCAGAGTTAGAAACGGAAGAGTACGACGACGAGTATTAA
- a CDS encoding LysR family transcriptional regulator, translating into MNVSRIDLNLLVYLDVLLRERNVTRSASQLGITQPAMSNGLKRLRDLFGDPLLIRTSEGMVPTERAQKLQPIIRNVLASVEKAVQPTAEFCSEDSDRLFRIMASDYTESTLIRALLKRLSRVAPKVRLDIMTPSDVSYQDVEQGTVDIVINRFDHIPQSFHQTNIWHDTFSCLFSRDNPAAKQFDLDAYLQAQHVWISKTGMGTGVGVNPSDSQKLGWVDAELVRLGKTRNITVFTRHYLAAVLMAEETNLIVTIPTKAAQLQMNNPKLMIKPVPFPVAPFELKMAWSPLLQSNPGHQWMRRLIKDVASELESGIYVE; encoded by the coding sequence ATGAATGTCTCCAGGATCGATCTCAACTTATTGGTATATTTAGATGTTTTGCTTCGAGAGCGAAATGTAACTCGTTCTGCAAGTCAGCTTGGCATCACACAACCAGCAATGAGTAATGGACTTAAACGACTTCGTGACCTATTCGGTGATCCGCTACTGATTCGAACCAGCGAAGGAATGGTGCCAACAGAGCGTGCGCAAAAGCTGCAGCCTATTATCCGAAATGTTTTGGCTAGTGTTGAAAAGGCGGTTCAGCCTACAGCGGAGTTTTGTTCAGAAGACAGTGATCGGTTGTTTCGTATTATGGCAAGTGACTATACAGAATCGACATTGATTCGTGCTTTATTGAAGCGGTTAAGTCGGGTTGCGCCTAAGGTTCGTCTAGATATTATGACGCCAAGTGATGTTAGCTATCAGGATGTAGAACAGGGTACTGTAGACATCGTTATCAACCGTTTTGACCATATACCTCAGTCTTTTCATCAGACGAATATCTGGCATGACACCTTTTCTTGCCTATTCAGCCGCGATAACCCCGCAGCGAAGCAGTTTGACTTAGATGCGTATCTTCAGGCTCAGCATGTATGGATAAGTAAAACGGGCATGGGGACTGGTGTTGGAGTTAACCCTAGTGATTCTCAAAAACTGGGTTGGGTGGATGCCGAATTAGTTAGACTTGGAAAAACGCGCAATATCACGGTATTTACTCGTCACTATTTGGCTGCTGTACTGATGGCAGAAGAGACAAATCTCATTGTGACCATTCCAACTAAAGCGGCTCAGTTACAGATGAATAACCCCAAACTAATGATCAAGCCGGTTCCGTTTCCTGTTGCACCGTTTGAACTAAAGATGGCATGGAGTCCGCTATTGCAAAGTAATCCGGGGCATCAGTGGATGCGCCGTTTGATCAAAGACGTAGCAAGTGAACTTGAGAGTGGCATATATGTAGAATAG
- a CDS encoding isocitrate lyase produces MSQINKDIDAIGAVKNAAGAPWDAINPESAARMRAQNRFKTGLDIAQYTANIMRADMAAYDEDHSNYTQSLGCWHGFIGQQKMISVKKHFGGKTDGRYLYLSGWMVAALRSDFGPLPDQSMHEKTTVAGLVEELYTFLRQADARELGGLFRALDDAREAGDTAKEASIQDQIDNHVTHVVPIIADIDAGFGNAEATYLMAKQMIEAGACCLQIENQVADEKQCGHQDGKVTVPHADFHAKLRALRYAFLELGIDNGIIVARTDSQGAGLTKEIAVVKEPGDQGDVYNSYLDAEEIDVSEMAEGDVCFNRNGKLVRPKRLPSGLYQFRSGTGEDRCVFDCIEAINAGADLLWIETEKPHIGQIKEMMDGVREVHPNAKLVYNNSPSFNWTLNFRQQAYDAMVEAGEDVSAYDRDNLMSVEYDETELSTRADDKIRSFQADSSRDAGIFHHLITLPTYHTAALSTDNLAKEYFGDQAMLGYVKGVQRQEIRQGIACVKHQNMSGSDMGDDHKEYFAGENALKAGGALNTSNQFN; encoded by the coding sequence ATGTCACAAATAAATAAAGACATCGACGCTATCGGAGCTGTTAAAAATGCAGCAGGTGCTCCGTGGGATGCTATTAATCCAGAATCAGCCGCTCGTATGCGTGCTCAAAACAGATTCAAGACAGGTTTGGATATCGCACAATACACAGCAAACATTATGCGCGCTGATATGGCCGCTTATGATGAAGACCACTCTAACTACACTCAGTCTTTGGGTTGCTGGCATGGATTTATCGGTCAACAAAAGATGATTTCCGTAAAGAAACATTTTGGCGGAAAAACCGATGGACGCTATCTTTATCTATCAGGTTGGATGGTGGCGGCACTTCGTTCAGACTTTGGCCCTCTACCGGACCAATCAATGCATGAAAAAACAACTGTTGCGGGCCTAGTTGAAGAACTTTACACCTTTTTACGTCAAGCTGACGCAAGAGAGTTAGGTGGTTTATTCCGCGCATTAGACGATGCACGTGAGGCAGGCGACACTGCAAAAGAAGCCTCTATTCAAGACCAAATCGATAACCACGTCACTCATGTTGTACCCATTATCGCTGATATTGATGCTGGTTTTGGTAACGCTGAAGCAACCTACCTAATGGCTAAGCAGATGATCGAAGCAGGCGCTTGTTGCTTACAAATAGAAAACCAAGTAGCCGATGAAAAACAGTGTGGTCACCAAGACGGCAAAGTGACTGTTCCTCACGCGGACTTCCACGCGAAACTTCGTGCACTACGTTATGCATTCTTAGAGTTAGGTATTGATAACGGTATTATTGTTGCTCGTACCGATTCACAGGGTGCTGGCTTAACAAAAGAGATAGCGGTAGTTAAAGAGCCAGGTGACCAAGGTGATGTATACAATTCATACCTAGATGCAGAAGAAATTGATGTTTCTGAAATGGCGGAAGGCGATGTTTGCTTTAACCGCAATGGCAAACTCGTTCGTCCTAAGCGTCTTCCATCTGGTTTATATCAATTCCGCTCAGGTACAGGTGAAGACCGTTGTGTGTTTGACTGTATCGAAGCCATCAATGCTGGTGCTGACCTATTGTGGATTGAAACAGAGAAACCACATATCGGCCAGATTAAAGAGATGATGGATGGTGTTCGCGAGGTTCACCCTAACGCGAAGCTGGTTTACAACAACTCACCTTCGTTCAACTGGACTTTGAATTTCCGTCAACAAGCCTACGACGCTATGGTTGAAGCAGGTGAAGATGTATCTGCTTATGATCGTGATAACTTGATGAGTGTCGAATACGATGAAACAGAGCTATCTACTCGAGCTGACGATAAGATTCGTTCATTCCAAGCTGATTCATCTCGTGATGCAGGGATCTTCCACCATTTAATCACCTTGCCTACCTATCACACGGCTGCACTATCAACCGACAACTTAGCCAAAGAGTATTTTGGTGACCAAGCAATGCTAGGTTATGTAAAAGGTGTACAGAGACAAGAAATTCGCCAAGGTATTGCCTGTGTTAAACACCAAAACATGTCAGGCTCTGATATGGGTGATGACCACAAAGAATACTTTGCTGGAGAAAATGCACTAAAGGCAGGTGGTGCATTGAATACTTCTAACCAGTTCAATTAA
- a CDS encoding hydrogen peroxide-inducible genes activator, with protein sequence MNKWPSLKQLHYIVTLHETRHFSDAAQKCFVSQSTLSKGIQNLEAMIGCPLYEKKDKKSPLVFTQAGELVVTHGKELLAKGQDLIELGKLCQGETMQGQLRVGCIPTIAPFLLCDLVQEVNQRFPQLNLLLREDTTSNLLEALKHGEMDVLILALPVDIGNMHSKVVGQDPFRMVISRNQADSIRVPIKYNELPNESVFLLENEHCLTEHAVSACKLTDKEKINPFTATSLHTLVQMVANGLGTTFIPQMAIEHGLLENQNLIVVDPPGQQAYRDIGLVWRPSSSRYETFEQLAEVVSELM encoded by the coding sequence ATGAATAAATGGCCGAGCCTAAAACAGCTTCACTATATCGTCACACTCCATGAAACACGGCACTTTAGTGATGCTGCTCAAAAATGTTTTGTTAGTCAATCTACCTTGAGTAAAGGTATTCAAAATCTCGAAGCGATGATTGGCTGTCCCCTTTATGAGAAAAAAGATAAAAAAAGTCCTCTGGTATTTACTCAGGCCGGCGAACTGGTCGTGACCCATGGTAAGGAACTGTTGGCTAAAGGTCAGGATCTGATCGAGCTAGGGAAATTATGTCAAGGTGAGACAATGCAAGGTCAACTCAGAGTTGGCTGTATTCCTACCATAGCACCGTTTCTTTTATGCGATTTGGTTCAAGAGGTAAACCAACGATTCCCTCAACTGAACTTGTTATTAAGAGAAGACACGACGTCGAATCTATTGGAAGCATTGAAGCACGGAGAGATGGACGTATTGATCTTAGCTCTACCGGTGGATATTGGAAATATGCACAGTAAGGTAGTGGGGCAAGATCCATTTAGGATGGTCATTAGCCGCAATCAGGCAGATTCTATCCGAGTGCCGATAAAATATAATGAGCTACCTAATGAATCCGTGTTTTTATTGGAAAATGAGCACTGTTTAACCGAGCATGCCGTATCGGCCTGTAAGTTAACAGACAAAGAAAAAATTAACCCGTTTACCGCCACAAGTTTACATACTTTGGTGCAGATGGTAGCCAATGGGTTAGGGACAACGTTTATCCCTCAAATGGCAATTGAACATGGCTTACTAGAAAACCAAAACCTAATTGTGGTTGATCCCCCAGGGCAACAAGCTTACCGAGATATTGGCCTTGTTTGGAGACCAAGCTCTTCACGTTATGAGACGTTTGAACAACTCGCAGAGGTGGTTTCTGAACTAATGTAA
- a CDS encoding peroxiredoxin C, with protein MVLVGRQAPDFTSAAVLGNGEIVDNFNFAEFTKGKKAVVFFYPLDFTFVCPSELIAFDKRFQDFQDKGVEVIGVSIDSQFSHNAWRNTAIADGGIGKVKYPLAADVKHEICQAYGIEHPEAGVAFRASFLIDDEGVVRHQVVNDLPLGRNIDEMLRMVDALNFHLEHGEVCPAQWEEGKAGMDATPTGVAAFLAEHEDDLK; from the coding sequence ATGGTACTAGTAGGACGTCAAGCCCCAGATTTTACTTCTGCAGCTGTTTTAGGTAACGGTGAAATCGTTGATAACTTCAACTTCGCAGAATTCACTAAAGGTAAAAAGGCGGTAGTATTCTTTTACCCACTAGATTTTACTTTTGTTTGCCCATCAGAGCTGATCGCTTTTGACAAACGCTTCCAAGATTTCCAAGACAAAGGTGTTGAAGTGATCGGCGTTTCTATCGATTCTCAATTCTCTCATAACGCTTGGCGTAACACTGCAATCGCAGACGGCGGTATTGGTAAAGTTAAGTACCCACTAGCAGCAGACGTTAAACATGAAATCTGCCAAGCATACGGTATCGAGCACCCAGAAGCTGGTGTAGCTTTCCGCGCTTCTTTCCTAATTGATGACGAAGGTGTTGTTCGTCACCAAGTAGTGAACGATCTTCCACTAGGTCGTAACATCGATGAAATGTTACGCATGGTAGACGCTTTAAACTTCCACCTTGAGCACGGCGAAGTTTGTCCAGCACAATGGGAAGAAGGCAAAGCAGGTATGGACGCAACGCCAACTGGTGTTGCAGCATTCCTAGCTGAGCACGAAGACGATTTAAAATAA
- a CDS encoding copper homeostasis protein CutC encodes MPYQIEVCIDNLESLRNAIAGGATRIELCSSLALGGLTPSYGFMKRAALISTVPIYAMIRPRQGDFLYDNDDVEAMLEDIYVAKKAGLQGVVFGALNSAGDIDMETSRLLVKASSGLGVTFHRAIDQCSDYRLAIENIAELGCERILTSGLSANAVEGKEIISSMIDRSKGRFSVMAGAGVTATNVADIVKSTGVRELHLSGKSTRMTKMALFSDNAKMGADGLDDFKIPVTDAKQIQALVIALKSV; translated from the coding sequence ATGCCATACCAAATTGAAGTCTGTATCGATAATCTAGAGTCCCTGCGCAACGCAATAGCTGGCGGAGCAACCCGTATTGAGCTCTGTTCATCCTTAGCGCTTGGTGGTTTAACGCCTAGTTATGGATTTATGAAGAGAGCAGCTTTGATTTCGACTGTTCCTATATACGCCATGATCCGACCACGTCAAGGGGATTTTCTCTATGACAATGATGATGTTGAGGCAATGTTAGAAGACATTTACGTGGCAAAAAAAGCAGGCTTACAAGGTGTTGTTTTTGGTGCTCTGAATAGCGCTGGAGATATAGATATGGAAACCAGTCGTCTGTTGGTTAAAGCTTCAAGTGGCTTAGGGGTTACTTTTCATCGAGCAATAGATCAATGCTCCGATTATCGTCTTGCCATTGAAAATATTGCTGAATTAGGATGTGAGCGAATACTCACTTCTGGTTTATCGGCTAATGCAGTTGAGGGTAAAGAGATTATAAGCTCAATGATTGATCGATCTAAAGGCCGATTCTCGGTAATGGCTGGTGCAGGTGTCACTGCTACAAATGTGGCAGATATCGTCAAATCCACCGGCGTACGTGAACTTCACTTATCCGGAAAGTCGACAAGAATGACAAAGATGGCGTTATTTTCCGACAATGCAAAAATGGGGGCAGATGGTCTGGACGATTTTAAAATTCCAGTGACCGATGCTAAACAGATCCAAGCGTTAGTCATTGCGCTCAAATCTGTTTAG